The region CCTCTCCAAAAAGTCCCGCGCGGCACTGGGCACCAAAGACAAGTCTTCCGCCAAGGCGCAGATCTCCGCTTACGTTTCGGAACTCGATCGCGCAGTCAAGCAGGGCACAATCCACCGCAACGCGGCAAACCGCCGCAAAAGCGCCCTGGCCCGGAAACTCGCGGCCATCTGACCTGCGCACAGACCCGGCGCGCCGACAGGACGCCATTGCCTTCGATCCGGCCATTGACACGGCCAACGTCACGGCATCCATGAACCGAAGTTTGCTGGTCCTCCGACTTCCCGAGACGCAGGACAAAAAGCCGCGCCGCATCCAAGTGACCGGCTGAGCACTGCTCCGCGCAAATCGAACAGCCGGGGTCGCCTCAAGGCGCTCCGGCTCTTGTATTTTCCGAGGCCAGCTTGCGCAGTGCGTCGAGGGTCAGCACATTTGTATTGTCGAAAACGGCCGGCGTCGCGTCCGCCGGAGCCAGCCAGGAGAGTGCTGAACCTCCGGTTCCGGTGGCGCGCACAAGCAAGAGAAAAGCGCTGCGCGGGCCCCAACTGCGCATGCGAAACCTTCCGTCGGTGTCGATCTTCTGCGCCGGCGAATTATCGGAAAAATCGTCGAGGATGAATGCGGTGTCCTCGAGCGCCTCCCGGTCCATCGCGCGTTTTTCCATCGCGGCGTAGGCGGCCTCCGCGTCCTGCGATGAACGCTCATAAGCCGCGCGGCAGGACTCCAGATCGGAGGAATTCGCGCCCTCGGCAACCCGCAAAATCTTCGCCGCATCATCGCGCCGGCGCGCTTTGCGCGACCATTCCTCCCTTGCACGGACAGCCGCCTCATCCGCGGCAGCCACCAGGGAAGGCAGGGCATCCAGTTCGTGCCGTGCATGGGCCAGGAATGTGGCGCGCGGAACCAGCCGGACCGTTGTTTCGCCGGGGACAGAGACCGCCCCGTCGAACGACTCGAGGCGCACGCGACCGGAAACCTCGAAAGGTCTCCACTGCAGCGCGAGGACAAATAACAGCGCAGCCGCCGCGGCAACCACGGCGGCCCGGAAAACGCGTCGCATGC is a window of Chthoniobacterales bacterium DNA encoding:
- the rpsT gene encoding 30S ribosomal protein S20, with protein sequence MANIKSAAKRARQAKVRTERNRSNLNALKTLSKKSRAALGTKDKSSAKAQISAYVSELDRAVKQGTIHRNAANRRKSALARKLAAI